One stretch of Euphorbia lathyris chromosome 7, ddEupLath1.1, whole genome shotgun sequence DNA includes these proteins:
- the LOC136201538 gene encoding F-box/kelch-repeat protein At3g23880-like isoform X2 yields MEEGGRDTEKAEVMELLEEILIEILLRLPVKSLLKFKAVCKSWRSIINSPKFIKQHLNRAHAIHYNQHKNFLGLLIPSWDASNPSILYKEISDGIVHAKQFDFPYQLPASPHEEIPVQVCNFCDGLICFNMYGRGILLWNPSFPLEYKIIRHSDLGVGFPLMGYDSSADDYKIVSIPSYSSNERFPRRYFFVEVFSLKSSSWRKRKISKNFFTYKICQLNGIYTRNHLHWIATRNFDEDDVTELILYFDLVEERC; encoded by the exons ATGGAGGAAGGAGGAAGGGATACAGAAAAGGCGGAAGTGATGGAATTGCTAGAGGAGATTTTGATAGAAATTCTGCTAAGATTGCCAGTGAAATCTCTTTTGAAATTTAAGGCAGTTTGCAAATCGTGGCGTTCAATTATAAACAGCCCCAAGTTCATAAAACAACATTTGAATCGTGCTCATGCTATCCATTACAATCAGCACAAGAATTTTCTTGGCCTTCTTATTCCTTCTTGGGATGCTTCCAATCCTTCAATTCTGTATAAGGAAATATCTGATGGCATTGTACATGCTAAACAATTTGATTTTCCATACCAGCTTCCTGCTAGTCCCCATGAAGAGATTCCGGTTCAGGTTTGTAACTTTTGTGATGGATTGATATGCTTCAATATGTATGGACGTGGTATCCTCCTTTGGAATCCATCTTTTCCATTGGAGTATAAGATAATAAGACATTCAGATTTAGGTGTTGGTTTCCCTTTAATGGGTTATGATTCAAGTGCTGATGATTACAAGATTGTAAGTATACCTTCCTATTCTAGTAATGAGAGATTCCCTCGCAGATACTTTTTTGTTGAAGTCTTTTCTCTAAAAAGCAGCTCATGGAGGAAGAGGAAAATATCGAAGAACTTCTTCACTTACAAGATTTGTCAACTGAATGGAATTTATACAAGAAATCATCTCCATTGGATTGCAACAAGGAATTTTGATGAAGATGATGTAACAGAattgattttatattttgatttggtGGAAGAAAG GTGCTAA
- the LOC136201014 gene encoding F-box/kelch-repeat protein At3g23880-like, which produces MEEGGRDTEKAEVMELLEEILIEILLRLPLKSLLKFKTVCKSWRSIINSPKFIKEHLNHAHATHYNQHKDFLGLLIPSWDASSRCVMYKEMSDDIVHAKQFDFPYQLPASPHERIPVRVCNFCNGLICFNMFGRGILLWNPSFPLEYKIIRNSQLDIGFTLMGYDSSTDDYKIVSIPSYSSNERFARRCFFVEVFSLKSSSWRKKEISKNFFTYNICQLTGIYTRNHLHWTATRNFDENDVTELIVYFDLVEERLDHVILPTSYNDWTLLIYKECFGIVGANSEGQGELWVLQDYCGIKSSWNKIFKIAPPGIGVPYHSCFTRTGEILVHNGDLGLRFYDIKDGRFKNVVIQGDNITNENAFYASPYVESLVSLRLCL; this is translated from the coding sequence ATGGAGGAAGGAGGAAGAGATACAGAAAAGGCGGAAGTGATGGAATTGCTAGAGGAGATTTTGATAGAAATTCTGCTAAGATTGCCATTGAAATCACTTTTAAAATTTAAGACAGTTTGCAAATCGTGGCGTTCAATTATAAACAGCCCCAAGTTCATCAAAGAGCATTTGAATCATGCTCATGCTACCCATTACAATCAGCACAAGGATTTCCTTGGCCTTCTTATTCCTTCTTGGGATGCTTCCAGTCGTTGTGTTATGTATAAGGAAATGTCTGATGACATTGTACATGCTAAACAATTTGATTTTCCATATCAGCTTCCTGCTAGTCCCCACGAACGGATTCCTGTTCGTGTTTGTAACTTTTGTAATGGATTGATATGCTTCAATATGTTTGGACGTGGTATCCTTCTTTGGAATCCATCTTTCCCATTGGAGTATAAGATAATCAGAAATTCACAATTAGACATTGGTTTCACTTTAATGGGTTATGATTCAAGTACTGATGATTACAAGATTGTAAGTATACCTTCCTATTCTAGTAACGAGAGATTCGCTCGGAGATGCTTTTTTGTTGAAGTCTTTTCTCTAAAAAGCAGCTCATGGAGGAAGAAGGAAATATCAAAGAACTTCTTCACTTATAATATTTGTCAACTGACCGGAATTTATACAAGAAATCATCTCCATTGGACTGCAACAAGGAATTTTGATGAAAATGATGTAACAGAACTGATTGTATATTTTGATTTGGTGGAAGAAAGGTTGGATCATGTGATTTTGCCAACAAGTTATAATgattggactttgttgatttaCAAGGAGTGTTTTGGAATTGTAGGTGCCAACTCTGAAGGACAGGGAGAGTTATGGGTCCTGCAAGACTATTGTGGGATAAAAAGTTCATGGaacaaaatttttaaaattgcCCCTCCGGGAATTGGTGTGCCATACCATTCCTGCTTTACAAGGACTGGAGAAATTCTGGTGCACAATGGGGATCTTGGACTCAGATTTTATGACATAAAAGATGGCCGCTTCAAGAATGTTGTGATTCAAGGTGATAATATTACCAATGAAAACGCTTTTTATGCATCTCCTTATGTTGAGAGTTTAGTTTCTCTAAGATTGTGTCTGTAA
- the LOC136201538 gene encoding F-box/kelch-repeat protein At3g23880-like isoform X1 — protein MEEGGRDTEKAEVMELLEEILIEILLRLPVKSLLKFKAVCKSWRSIINSPKFIKQHLNRAHAIHYNQHKNFLGLLIPSWDASNPSILYKEISDGIVHAKQFDFPYQLPASPHEEIPVQVCNFCDGLICFNMYGRGILLWNPSFPLEYKIIRHSDLGVGFPLMGYDSSADDYKIVSIPSYSSNERFPRRYFFVEVFSLKSSSWRKRKISKNFFTYKICQLNGIYTRNHLHWIATRNFDEDDVTELILYFDLVEERLDHVNLPTRSYNGWTLLIYKECFGIVGANSEGQEELWVL, from the coding sequence ATGGAGGAAGGAGGAAGGGATACAGAAAAGGCGGAAGTGATGGAATTGCTAGAGGAGATTTTGATAGAAATTCTGCTAAGATTGCCAGTGAAATCTCTTTTGAAATTTAAGGCAGTTTGCAAATCGTGGCGTTCAATTATAAACAGCCCCAAGTTCATAAAACAACATTTGAATCGTGCTCATGCTATCCATTACAATCAGCACAAGAATTTTCTTGGCCTTCTTATTCCTTCTTGGGATGCTTCCAATCCTTCAATTCTGTATAAGGAAATATCTGATGGCATTGTACATGCTAAACAATTTGATTTTCCATACCAGCTTCCTGCTAGTCCCCATGAAGAGATTCCGGTTCAGGTTTGTAACTTTTGTGATGGATTGATATGCTTCAATATGTATGGACGTGGTATCCTCCTTTGGAATCCATCTTTTCCATTGGAGTATAAGATAATAAGACATTCAGATTTAGGTGTTGGTTTCCCTTTAATGGGTTATGATTCAAGTGCTGATGATTACAAGATTGTAAGTATACCTTCCTATTCTAGTAATGAGAGATTCCCTCGCAGATACTTTTTTGTTGAAGTCTTTTCTCTAAAAAGCAGCTCATGGAGGAAGAGGAAAATATCGAAGAACTTCTTCACTTACAAGATTTGTCAACTGAATGGAATTTATACAAGAAATCATCTCCATTGGATTGCAACAAGGAATTTTGATGAAGATGATGTAACAGAattgattttatattttgatttggtGGAAGAAAGGTTGGATCATGTGAATTTGCCAACAAGAAGTTATAATGgttggactttgttgatttaCAAGGAGTGTTTTGGAATTGTAGGTGCTAACTCTGAAGGACAGGAAGAGTTATGGGTCCTGTAA